The following are encoded together in the Triticum dicoccoides isolate Atlit2015 ecotype Zavitan chromosome 6B, WEW_v2.0, whole genome shotgun sequence genome:
- the LOC119324103 gene encoding pumilio homolog 24-like, translated as MVGGRDHQQEESRGGGGGTKGKPQPVTAKEKRVTAKEVSESRKPDYNLKKDIEVLWGKMIGRHLSKEDIIKLVTEALRKMDWKYLEFLDPM; from the exons ATGGTCGGTGGCCGCGACCACCAACAAGAGGAatcgcgaggcggcggcggcggcaccaaGGGGAAGCCGCAGCCAGTCACTGCCAAGGAAAAGCGGGTCACAGCTAAG GAAGTGTCGGAGTCGAGGAAGCCCGACTACAACCTTAAGAAA GACATCGAAGTACTATGGGGAAAGATGATAGGTCGTCATTTGAGCAAGGAGGATATAATCAA GCTAGTTACCGAGGCCCTCCGTAAAATGGATTGGAAATATTTGGAATTTCTGGATCCCATGTAA